One Armatimonadota bacterium genomic window carries:
- a CDS encoding carbohydrate ABC transporter permease, which yields MDKLLPLIWVAEVFVAYVAIGLWLVTLRDVIRRGAGAAGIGAMLLSAALLAWPWLAHVDAVPVLLASSCAAAVILLLGRKLAHAQTPAQIKERREDQRQAYLHLVLLTGAIIFMVPFLWLVSTSFKVDADILTNEIRFMPRRPVKIDDGKGEKLALVTVAGSALSADQQTIVPPDDPNSPRTGVWALVKDLEDTILVAPVYAGGRLGKESKVSPDAVKPILKPGFVWENYPESLNYLPEETRYGLVYLNNTLKITIFSIIGTLLTASMVAFSFARLRWPGRDGLFVLLLATMMLPGAVTMIPQFLIWQRLGYIDTLVPLWAGAFLGGGAFNVFLLRQFFLTIPSELEEAAKIDGCSYWRTYWTIMLPLVRPALATVAIMTFMGSWNNFMGPLIYISSPTKMPIAYALQLYQSVHGGEYGYMMAASTLVMLPVLMVFFFCQRYFIQGITLTGLKG from the coding sequence TTGGATAAACTGCTTCCGTTGATCTGGGTCGCCGAGGTCTTCGTCGCCTACGTCGCCATCGGGCTATGGCTCGTCACCCTTCGTGACGTTATCCGGCGCGGCGCCGGCGCGGCCGGCATCGGGGCGATGCTGTTATCTGCCGCGCTCCTGGCCTGGCCGTGGCTGGCGCACGTCGATGCCGTCCCCGTCCTCCTCGCCTCATCCTGCGCGGCGGCGGTCATCCTGCTGCTCGGCCGAAAGCTCGCACACGCTCAGACGCCCGCGCAGATCAAGGAACGCCGCGAGGACCAGCGCCAGGCGTACCTGCATCTCGTCCTACTCACCGGCGCGATCATCTTCATGGTGCCGTTCCTGTGGCTCGTCTCCACGTCGTTCAAGGTCGATGCGGACATCCTGACGAACGAGATCCGGTTTATGCCGCGTCGCCCGGTCAAAATCGACGACGGCAAAGGCGAAAAACTCGCCCTGGTGACCGTCGCCGGTTCCGCCCTGTCGGCGGATCAACAGACCATCGTCCCGCCGGACGACCCGAATTCCCCGCGCACCGGCGTCTGGGCATTGGTGAAGGACCTCGAGGACACGATTCTAGTGGCGCCGGTCTACGCCGGGGGACGATTGGGCAAGGAGAGCAAAGTCTCGCCGGATGCGGTGAAGCCCATCCTCAAACCGGGCTTCGTGTGGGAGAACTACCCGGAGAGCCTCAATTACCTGCCCGAGGAAACCAGGTACGGCCTCGTCTACCTCAACAACACGTTGAAGATAACGATCTTCAGCATCATCGGCACGCTGCTAACGGCCTCGATGGTCGCTTTCTCGTTCGCCCGCCTGCGCTGGCCCGGACGCGACGGCCTGTTCGTGCTCCTGCTGGCCACCATGATGCTGCCCGGCGCCGTGACCATGATCCCGCAGTTCCTCATCTGGCAGCGCCTTGGCTACATCGATACCCTGGTGCCCCTCTGGGCCGGCGCGTTCCTCGGAGGCGGCGCATTCAACGTGTTCCTGCTGCGCCAGTTCTTCCTGACGATCCCATCCGAGTTGGAGGAGGCGGCCAAGATTGACGGCTGCTCCTACTGGCGCACCTACTGGACCATCATGCTCCCCCTCGTGCGTCCGGCGCTCGCCACGGTGGCGATCATGACGTTCATGGGCAGTTGGAACAACTTCATGGGGCCGTTGATCTACATCTCTTCACCGACCAAGATGCCCATCGCGTACGCGTTGCAGTTGTACCAGAGCGTGCACGGCGGCGAGTACGGCTATATGATGGCCGCGTCCACGCTGGTGATGCTCCCGGTGCTGATGGTCTTCTTCTTCTGCCAGCGCTACTTCATCCAGGGGATAACCCTCACCGGCTTGAAGGGCTGA
- a CDS encoding polysaccharide deacetylase family protein, translated as MMKYTRTILLPALFLAGLPVAFAQIPFAPDLAATMDPIKLQLTAKDQERDYLSDLQIIAQDTVERRKGWRFEKLYRGDASRKMLALTIDDGPHPLFTPGLLAALKQLDIPATFFVIGEEAQFNPDLIKAEVAAGHQVSNHTYHHARLNHVMPDLIAPEIAACDAVISRITGKPADPYLRPPGGEYDADVITACRELGKTIVMYTDDPADYANPAPDLLFERTMKHASNGGILLFHDGVQETIDQLPRIVNALKARGYRFVTISELDAASRPRAIRDWQKKTPLPPIRTVPFPKPRKR; from the coding sequence ATGATGAAGTACACCCGAACAATCCTGCTGCCTGCTCTCTTCCTCGCCGGCCTGCCCGTGGCGTTCGCACAGATCCCGTTCGCGCCCGATCTGGCCGCGACGATGGACCCCATCAAACTCCAGCTCACGGCGAAGGATCAGGAGCGCGATTATCTCAGCGACCTCCAGATTATCGCGCAGGACACCGTGGAGCGACGCAAAGGCTGGCGATTCGAAAAGCTGTACCGCGGCGATGCGTCGCGAAAGATGCTGGCGCTGACGATCGACGACGGACCGCATCCCCTGTTCACCCCGGGCCTGCTCGCCGCGCTGAAACAGCTGGACATCCCCGCGACTTTCTTTGTGATCGGCGAAGAGGCCCAGTTCAATCCGGACCTGATCAAGGCGGAGGTCGCGGCCGGGCACCAGGTCAGCAACCACACCTATCACCACGCCCGCCTGAATCACGTCATGCCGGACCTAATCGCGCCCGAGATCGCCGCCTGCGATGCGGTGATATCGCGGATTACCGGAAAGCCCGCCGACCCGTATCTGCGCCCCCCGGGCGGCGAATACGACGCTGATGTCATTACGGCGTGCCGAGAACTGGGAAAGACGATCGTGATGTATACGGACGATCCGGCGGATTACGCGAACCCCGCCCCGGATCTCCTTTTCGAGCGGACGATGAAACACGCGTCGAACGGCGGAATCCTCCTCTTCCACGATGGCGTGCAGGAGACGATCGATCAGTTACCCCGCATCGTGAACGCGCTCAAGGCCAGGGGATACCGGTTCGTAACGATCTCGGAATTGGACGCCGCCTCCCGCCCGAGAGCCATTCGGGATTGGCAGAAAAAGACGCCGCTCCCGCCGATCCGGACCGTCCCGTTTCCGAAACCGCGAAAGCGATAA
- a CDS encoding polysaccharide deacetylase family protein, which translates to MTIYRHIVLAATCSLLALGTGAVAHPFRNPLADPLKEALSVVDQERDLQTDLYILSQQRPGKKEAGSGDKLYWGNRGRKEIALTFDDGPHPMFVPLILRILAQHHAKATFFVIGEMAERYPDMVLAEAAAGHQVSNHTFHHARLNKVIPEMAGPEIEACDVMLERILKRPADRYFRPPGGEINESVVSTCRRLGKTPVMYTNDPQDFKNVGEKVLLDRLLKRIAPGGIILLHDNVKQTIRILPALLNALDERGYRCVTISQLDARRNLPPDSQARLLSASTQWAQRTAGPREHARAVESPRRAMARPE; encoded by the coding sequence ATGACGATTTATCGACACATTGTCCTCGCCGCGACTTGCAGCCTTCTGGCCCTCGGGACCGGGGCGGTCGCACACCCATTTCGCAACCCGTTGGCGGACCCGCTGAAAGAGGCCCTCTCGGTCGTGGACCAGGAGCGCGATCTCCAGACGGACCTTTACATCCTCTCCCAGCAGCGGCCCGGTAAGAAGGAAGCAGGCTCGGGCGACAAACTCTACTGGGGAAATCGCGGCCGCAAGGAGATCGCCCTCACGTTCGACGATGGTCCGCACCCGATGTTCGTGCCATTGATCCTGCGCATACTGGCCCAGCACCACGCCAAAGCGACCTTCTTTGTCATCGGCGAAATGGCGGAACGTTATCCCGACATGGTCCTCGCCGAAGCCGCGGCCGGGCATCAGGTGAGCAACCACACGTTCCACCACGCCCGCCTGAACAAAGTGATTCCCGAGATGGCCGGCCCCGAGATCGAAGCCTGCGACGTTATGCTCGAACGGATTCTGAAACGACCCGCCGACCGCTATTTCCGCCCTCCCGGCGGCGAGATCAATGAGAGCGTCGTTTCTACGTGCCGCCGACTCGGGAAGACGCCTGTGATGTACACGAATGACCCGCAGGACTTCAAGAACGTCGGGGAGAAGGTCCTGTTGGACCGCCTTCTGAAGCGCATCGCGCCCGGCGGAATCATCCTTCTCCACGACAACGTGAAGCAGACCATCCGGATACTGCCCGCGCTGCTCAACGCGCTGGACGAACGCGGTTACCGCTGCGTGACGATCTCACAACTGGACGCGCGCCGAAACCTCCCGCCGGACAGCCAGGCCAGGCTGCTCTCCGCGTCCACTCAATGGGCTCAGCGGACGGCCGGCCCGAGGGAACACGCGCGCGCCGTTGAGTCCCCGCGCCGCGCGATGGCCCGCCCCGAGTAG